The nucleotide sequence TTGCATTTAGTGATGGCCTTTCAGCGGGAGCTAGTACCGCAATTTTTGGCTTATTTGGAGCATTTTTGATGCTTGGAGAAAGCTTTCAAGACAATCCGGCAATTGTGTCACTAGCTAAGACGTTCTTAGTATTTATCGTCTTGAACATTGCGGTTGACCTATTTGCATCAGGAATAGATATTGCTGGTCATTTAGGAGGATTAGTTGCCGGATTCTTAAGTGCATACGTTGTTGGAGTAAGCTTTGATAAGGTGTCTCCGGTTAAAAGAGCCATTTCAACAATTATGTTGATATTTGTTGCTGGAGCAATTTTATACCTAGGTTTTAGCAAAAATATGTAAAAAATTTTCCAAATCGAAAGAAATTTTTATTAGGATGTGAGATAATGAAAACGCTATATGATGTTCAACAGCTTCTTAAAAAGTTCGATATTTACGTTTACGTTGGAAAAAGGATTTGGGATATTGAAGTTATGGCGTTGGAACTCGACCATCTGCATGAAGCCAAACTTATTTCTCAAGACGAATTTTTGCACGCCAAAATGGTTTTAAATCGGGAGCATCGTGTGGAAGAAAAGAAACAAAAATAGTAGGAGGAAGTAAGTATGGCCAAGAAATTAATCGGGATTGACCTAGGGGGTACTACCACCAAATTTGCTTTCCTTGATGATCAAGGAAATATTCTTTCAAAGTGGAGAATTCCAACTGATATTAGCGACGAGGGATCACATAT is from Lentilactobacillus curieae and encodes:
- a CDS encoding rhomboid family intramembrane serine protease — its product is MTYILLGIMVVVYGLMTLSGGTQNAGVLVEFGAKYNPLIVAGQYWRFVTPIFIHIGFTHILMNGITLYFIGQYVENIFGHLRFFIIFMASGIVGNIASFAFSDGLSAGASTAIFGLFGAFLMLGESFQDNPAIVSLAKTFLVFIVLNIAVDLFASGIDIAGHLGGLVAGFLSAYVVGVSFDKVSPVKRAISTIMLIFVAGAILYLGFSKNM
- a CDS encoding YqgQ family protein, producing MKTLYDVQQLLKKFDIYVYVGKRIWDIEVMALELDHLHEAKLISQDEFLHAKMVLNREHRVEEKKQK